From a single Pelmatolapia mariae isolate MD_Pm_ZW linkage group LG20, Pm_UMD_F_2, whole genome shotgun sequence genomic region:
- the tspan31 gene encoding tetraspanin-31: MVCGGFTCSKNALCSLNVVYMLVGLLLIGVAAWGKGYALVSSIHIIGGVIAVGVFLLLIAVVGLIGAIHHHQVMLFFYMVILFIVFLFQFGISCSCLAMNRGQQETFMNSAWGIMENKTKEDLESQLNCCGLFNTTQQFNQDFESCPAKCVNNGGCVPCGTKMLDHATEALKILGGVGLFFSFTEILGVWLAVRYRNQKDPRANPSAFL; encoded by the exons CTGGTCGGGCTGCTGCTGATCGGAGTCGCGGCATGGGGGAAGGGCTATGCCCTGGTGTCCAGCATCCACATCATCGGAGGGGTCATTGCGGTGGGCGTCTTCCTGCTGCTTATCGCTGTTGTAGGACTGATCGGAGCCATTCACCACCACCAAGTCATGCTTTTCTTT TACATGGTCATTCTCTTCATTGTCTTCCTCTTCCAATTTGGAATTTCATGTTCCTGCTTGGCAATGAACCGTGGGCAGCAG GAGACATTTATGAACTCTGCGTGGGGAATCATGGAAAATAAGACCAAGGAAGACTTGGAGAGCCAGCTCAACTGCTGTGGGCTCTTCAACACCACGCAGCAGTTTAACCAGGACTTTGAGAGCTGTCCTGCT AAATGCGTAAACAACGGTGGATGTGTGCCCTGTGGAACGAAGATGCTGGATCATGCCACAGAGGCTCTGAAGATCCTCGGAGGCGTTGGGCTCTTCTTCAGCTTCACAGAG ATCCTGGGAGTGTGGCTTGCCGTGCGCTACAGAAACCAGAAGGATCCACGAGCAAACCCAAGTGCTTTCCTATAG